One genomic segment of Carassius carassius chromosome 21, fCarCar2.1, whole genome shotgun sequence includes these proteins:
- the LOC132097493 gene encoding U6 snRNA-associated Sm-like protein LSm1 — protein sequence MNYMPGTASLIEDIDKKHLVLLRDGRTLIGILRSIDQFANLVLHQTVERIHVGKKFGDIPRGIFVVRGENVVLLGEVDLDKECDQILQRVSIEEILEEQRTEQQAKQESERLKLQAVKERGLSIPKADTLDDF from the exons ATGAATTACATGCCAGGGACTGCGAGCCTCATCGAGGACATTGATA AGAAACACCTTGTTCTGCTTCGCGATGGAAGAACATTGATTGGGATCCTCAGAAGCATAGATCAGTTTG CTAATTTAGTTTTGCATCAAACTGTTGAACGTATTCACGTTGGTAAGAAATTTGGTGACATACCTCGTGGGATATTTGTCGTCAGAGGAGAAAATGTGGTCTTGCTTGGAGAAGTA GATCTGGATAAAGAGTGTGATCAGATCCTCCAGCGAGTTTCCATTGAGGAGATCCTGGAGGAACAGCGGACAGAACAGCAAGCCAAGCAAGAGTCAGAGAGACTGAAGCTACAGGCGGTCAAAGAGCGAGGCTTATCCATCCCTAAAGCTGACACGCTAGATGATTTCTGA